The Porites lutea chromosome 4, jaPorLute2.1, whole genome shotgun sequence genome contains a region encoding:
- the LOC140933372 gene encoding uncharacterized protein isoform X2, with protein MPGTCDAKSLSSSKSRCCSTDCSIGLHFFEKVQDLPTRGAVGVEHFTIDGNLFLAFANYHGDIRKQKTSSMIYKMDNSTGRLSLYQNLQTRGAYGLEYFTIANKHFLAVPTHYDGTHRVDSTVYQWNGKLFVDFQKLSTNGASHFTYFKVNGDSYLAVANYNDGSTHSIKSVIYKWSSGKFNRFQDISTEGAMGCTAFVINGDTFIAFANYYNSQHKHSVQSSVFKWSGVGKFSSAERPVSIYNIQVKFSQWHSGHIFTV; from the exons ATGCCGGGAACATGTGATGCTAAG aGCCTATCTTCTAGCAAATCAAGGTGCTGTTCAACCG ATTGCTCTATTGGACTCCacttctttgaaaaagttcAAGACCTACCAACCCGAGGAGCTGTAGGTGTGGAACATTTCACCATTGATGGAAACTTGTTTCTTGCTTTTGCCAATTATCATGGGGATATTAGGAAACAGAAGACAAGTTCCATGATCTACAAGATGGACAACTCAACTGGAAGACTGTCTTTGTACCAGAACCTGCAAACAAGAGGAGCGTATGGCCTGGAGTACTTTACTATCGCCAACAAACATTTTCTTGCTGTCCCTACCCACTACGACGGAACACACCGGGTGGATTCTACAGTTTATCAATGGAATGGAAAGCTGTTTGTCGACTTTCAGAAATTATCAACAAACGGAGCAAGCCACTTCACCTATTTCAAGGTAAATGGAGATAGTTATCTCGCAGTAGCAAACTACAATGACGGAAGTACCCATTCTATAAAGTCAGTTATCTACAAATGGAGCAGCGGCAAGTTTAACAGATTTCAAGACATATCAACTGAAGGTGCCATGGGATGTACGGCGTTTGTGATAAACGGTGACACATTCATCGCTTTTGCAAACTATTACAACTCCCAACACAAGCATTCTGTTCAGTCCAGTGTGTTCAAGTGGTCAGGAGTTGGCAAGTTCAGCAGTGCTGAACGCCCGGTCTCCATATATAACATACAAGTCAAGTTTAGCCAGTGGCACAGTGGGCATATCTTCACAGTCTAa
- the LOC140933372 gene encoding uncharacterized protein isoform X1, with protein sequence MDKNSNGGVKGEKGSRGDKGSQGEKGSQGQKGISGTCDTKSKSGCCLTDCSIGLHFFEKVQDLPTRGAVGVEHFTIDGNLFLAFANYHGDIRKQKTSSMIYKMDNSTGRLSLYQNLQTRGAYGLEYFTIANKHFLAVPTHYDGTHRVDSTVYQWNGKLFVDFQKLSTNGASHFTYFKVNGDSYLAVANYNDGSTHSIKSVIYKWSSGKFNRFQDISTEGAMGCTAFVINGDTFIAFANYYNSQHKHSVQSSVFKWSGVGKFSSAERPVSIYNIQVKFSQWHSGHIFTV encoded by the exons ATGGATAAAAACAGTAATGGTGGTGTTAAA GGTGAGAAGGGATCTCGTGGTGACAAAGGATCCCAAGGAGAGAAGGGATCACaaggacaaaaaggaatttCGGGAACGTGTGATACAAAG AGCAAATCAGGGTGCTGTTTAACTG ATTGCTCTATTGGACTCCacttctttgaaaaagttcAAGACCTACCAACCCGAGGAGCTGTAGGTGTGGAACATTTCACCATTGATGGAAACTTGTTTCTTGCTTTTGCCAATTATCATGGGGATATTAGGAAACAGAAGACAAGTTCCATGATCTACAAGATGGACAACTCAACTGGAAGACTGTCTTTGTACCAGAACCTGCAAACAAGAGGAGCGTATGGCCTGGAGTACTTTACTATCGCCAACAAACATTTTCTTGCTGTCCCTACCCACTACGACGGAACACACCGGGTGGATTCTACAGTTTATCAATGGAATGGAAAGCTGTTTGTCGACTTTCAGAAATTATCAACAAACGGAGCAAGCCACTTCACCTATTTCAAGGTAAATGGAGATAGTTATCTCGCAGTAGCAAACTACAATGACGGAAGTACCCATTCTATAAAGTCAGTTATCTACAAATGGAGCAGCGGCAAGTTTAACAGATTTCAAGACATATCAACTGAAGGTGCCATGGGATGTACGGCGTTTGTGATAAACGGTGACACATTCATCGCTTTTGCAAACTATTACAACTCCCAACACAAGCATTCTGTTCAGTCCAGTGTGTTCAAGTGGTCAGGAGTTGGCAAGTTCAGCAGTGCTGAACGCCCGGTCTCCATATATAACATACAAGTCAAGTTTAGCCAGTGGCACAGTGGGCATATCTTCACAGTCTAa